In Acomys russatus chromosome 13, mAcoRus1.1, whole genome shotgun sequence, the genomic stretch ACCTTATTAAGatgtacaattaatatatgctaatataaacaaatatatgctaatataaacaaaaggacaaaagaaaaactgtatgGTACTGGAATGTATTGACAAGAAAATTGTGTAGTCAGCTGGGGGGACGGTGCTCATCTTAGTACTGTAATAAGAGACCCTTGAGTGTGAGGCTAGATCGCTACACAGGGACACCCTGGCTCAAAAGCCAATAAAACCCAAccacaaaagcaaatgaaaaacagaTGGTCATGAAGAAATTAATGGATGATACTCACTAGTCAACACTGAAAAGTTGGGTGGAAATATTGAAgtagataaaatagataaaatctttcaaaacaaTCAAACAGCAGTGTGAGCACATGGTTTAGGCACATCATGGTAAATAGCAGAAGAAAAGctaaaatactttcaaaagtgTCCCCCCCCCTGccgtctttttttggtttttagaggcagggtttctctgtgtagccctggctgtcctggactcactctgtagatcaggctgctcgaactcagcgatccgcctgcctctgcctcccaaatgctgggattaaaggcgtgcgacaccattCCAGGCCAAAAGTTCTCTCTttgaagtgagagagaaagatgggaaTTACTGGGCATTGGAGAAGAGGCCTCTTGTAGATCATTATTCATTAGTCCTTTAAAATGAGTTCCTTTATAAacaataatttggaaaaaaaaaatcccagagtgACCTGACACCTTTGGCATGCAAGATACCCAGACTCATGTTTACAATCTTTTGAAAGTGCTGTCAACTGTGTAGTGATCGCTGCGTGAATTGAAGAATTATGGTCCTACCCATCATCCCTTTCCTTCTTCAGCTTGACAGGAGTTTGGGGTGAAGGGAAAGGCATCTTTAGGACACTGTTTTATTCTGTATGAGGCACATAGTCTAATGCAGAAGACTAAGAAGAGGGGCCAGGCACCATGCTGCATACTCTCAACCTCAGCTGGAGAGGCAAGACCCtgtgtgtgggaaaaaaaaaaaaaattgtagccGGGCGGTgaagcacaggcctttaatcccagctcaatggaggcagaggcaggtggatctctgaggttagcctggtctacaaccaaGAGGAAccccctgtctcaacaaaccaaaactaaaaccaaaaccaaaaaaaatttaaaaaaagaaaaaagagaaacagacaaaaaagaaagaaatgagacattACCAGTcagtggtagtacacacctttaatccctgcactcaagaggcagaggcaggcaaagctctgagttccaggacagcctggtctacacaaagaaaccctgtcctgaaaaaatgaaaacaaaacaaaaaataaaaataaaagaaatgggacATAGATGGCGCTATGAACAAGCAGAAAACATGGGGATGCGAGTACTCCAAACCACGGCTTCCAAAACACCCCAGGAGTAGGAGAGTGTACACGTGTATCTGTGCTCACTTAGGGGTAATCCAGACAACTGGAATTAACCCAGAGTGCTTCCAATAGCAGGCAATTGGCACTGTATTCTGTCCTGGTCTCTAACTCACCACTCCTCGCTTTCataggctttttctttctgtgtcttttattttttccgcACTTAAAAACCACTACCCCCGCCACAAAGCTGTACAATACAAGATTAGGCTTCATTCAGGACAATGAAAGCAACCCTCCGTGCAAACTAGAAGACGATTTAGATGTTGCTAAGGAAAGAAGATTAATACTGAACACAGATGAGGAGGTTATTCATCACACGTGGCTTAGTTGGGGCTAGGAATAGACTAAGCCAAATAAATGGCTGTAGCACTTAACATTGGAAACAAGGATCCTGTTAGTTCACTGGTCCCCATGGGCCAGGGATTCTTGAGTCAAGACATCTGGGATGGAGCTTGAAAATTTGCGTCTTTAATGTTTCTAAATGATGCTGATGTTGCTAGTCAGAGACTTCTTTCCAAGAGTCACTAGATCGTTTAAAGTGTCCTGCTCAGATGTCATCCTTTGCTAGCATTCACCTGAGAATGTCCACCTAGGTCTCCAGGGCCACATCTTCACACATCGGTACTCATATTGTATCTTTTTGAAGAAGCCTTGTCCTGGGTACAGCTGGTAGAGTGCGTGAGCTCTTCACTGAAGGCTGCCTCCAGAACACCCTTTATGGACTGTCTTGCTTTCTTCCTAAAGTCTTTCCCCAAGAGGGCATAAAGGAAGGGGTTGAAGCAGCTATTGGCAGATGCTAAAGCAATGGACATGTTGTCCCAGGTTATCGCAGCTTCCTTCAACGGACTGTCTGGGTCAGGAATCAGAAACAGGACTCCAACGATATGGTATGGAGTCCAGCAGACAAAAAAGACAGTCACCACCACTAGGGCAACCCGAAAGGTCTTACTCCGAGACTTGGTGAAGTTGGTTTTTCGCATTCGGAAGACAATGAGGCTGTAACAAGCTACCATGATGAAGAAGGGCACCAGGAAGCCCACCACCAGCCTTGTGATGGTTATCGCCACCAGAGGTGCTGACATATGATTGTCATACATGAATTGGCTCAAGTAATCATCCTGGAAATCATATGACAGCTCAGGGTGGTATAAATGACTGCTTGAAGAAGTAGAGGAAAGCTGCATATGAACAGAGAGAAAAGCATCGGCGTTGCGTGTGTTGGTTTTGCGATCTTCAACAGGAAACCCACTGGGTGCGACAGGTTCGAGCACACTAGGAGGCTCTACACCATAATGGGGTTGTTGACTAGGTAGTCTCCCTGCATATAGAAGGAATGAATCTTCGAGAGATCTTCGGAATGTTTGTGCCCGGAGGGCAGTGGTAGCTGTCTCATGGAGATCATGTGCTGGGAATGAGGAAGGACCTGACCTGTCATCCATTTTTCCAGTTTGCTGAGCAGTGGGGTTGACAGTAGAATTGCTTTCTGGTAGCATTGGATTGTACATGTAGTCCAAATAATCAAATGACCCGGGGGAGTAAAAGTTATAGCTACATTTGCTATGATTGCCTGTAACAAACAGATCACGGTATACAAATACGGGTACACACATCACGAAGGCCACCACCCAAACACATCCACAGATGATGAAGGCTGTCCTCACGTTCCGATGGTTCTggcaccagattggcctgtgtaCCATCAGACAGCGGTCCAGGCTAATGGCAGTAAGTAAAAAGACACTGGCAAACATGTTGAGGACGATGATGGATGGGATAAGTTTGCATAGGAACAAGCCGTAGGGCCAGTGTCCTCGGAGAATCAAGTGAGCCAAGGAGAAGGGCAGGGAGAGGCAGCAGAGGAAGTCGGCCAGGGTGAGATGGAGAAACCAAACTGTGTTCACGGTTCGCCTCATCTTTAGGCCAGCCACCCAG encodes the following:
- the C3ar1 gene encoding C3a anaphylatoxin chemotactic receptor, with the protein product MEPFLADTNSTDLHSPPLLKPQDILSVVILALTCLLGLPGNGLVLWVAGLKMRRTVNTVWFLHLTLADFLCCLSLPFSLAHLILRGHWPYGLFLCKLIPSIIVLNMFASVFLLTAISLDRCLMVHRPIWCQNHRNVRTAFIICGCVWVVAFVMCVPVFVYRDLFVTGNHSKCSYNFYSPGSFDYLDYMYNPMLPESNSTVNPTAQQTGKMDDRSGPSSFPAHDLHETATTALRAQTFRRSLEDSFLLYAGRLPSQQPHYGVEPPSVLEPVAPSGFPVEDRKTNTRNADAFLSVHMQLSSTSSSSHLYHPELSYDFQDDYLSQFMYDNHMSAPLVAITITRLVVGFLVPFFIMVACYSLIVFRMRKTNFTKSRSKTFRVALVVVTVFFVCWTPYHIVGVLFLIPDPDSPLKEAAITWDNMSIALASANSCFNPFLYALLGKDFRKKARQSIKGVLEAAFSEELTHSTSCTQDKASSKRYNMSTDV